One Geminocystis sp. M7585_C2015_104 DNA window includes the following coding sequences:
- a CDS encoding GNAT family N-acetyltransferase translates to MSNPSLARTVCRRAVLGDINDIAEVLTLCFNQFNKFTFWIYPLVKMAVAQDLRQRLQQEDADYFCLVAVYKQRESEEIVGTVELSFRRGFPWLKPNRYAYVANLAVKEKYRRRGIATCLLLKCEEIAKANNYGCIYLHVLASNQGAQKLYLGNGYTIHRVETDLLSLFVPGKRRLLLMKTL, encoded by the coding sequence GTGTCTAATCCTTCTCTAGCCCGTACTGTTTGCCGTAGGGCGGTTTTGGGGGATATAAATGATATAGCAGAAGTGTTGACTCTTTGTTTTAATCAGTTTAATAAATTCACCTTTTGGATATACCCCTTGGTGAAAATGGCAGTAGCCCAGGATTTGCGCCAACGTCTACAACAGGAGGATGCGGATTATTTTTGTCTGGTTGCCGTCTATAAACAGAGGGAATCTGAGGAGATAGTGGGCACTGTAGAATTATCATTTCGTAGGGGTTTTCCCTGGCTAAAGCCCAATCGTTATGCCTATGTGGCTAACTTGGCAGTAAAAGAAAAATACCGTCGTCGGGGAATTGCCACCTGTCTATTGTTAAAATGTGAGGAAATCGCCAAGGCAAACAACTACGGCTGTATTTACCTTCATGTTTTAGCCAGCAATCAAGGGGCGCAGAAACTGTATCTGGGCAACGGCTATACTATTCATCGAGTGGAAACAGATTTATTGAGCTTATTTGTTCCCGGTAAAAGACGTCTACTATTGATGAAAACCCTATGA
- a CDS encoding pentapeptide repeat-containing protein yields MEELQDIKIPPKQLTYIKREKKSYSSLIFISLAAALFGVFSNVHWLGFTGAVLTLCFSLIQVIPPVTEWIRTFLTPQERQTLIGFIGLLIAILVIFKYIGVYEQINRWLTQFKYDEFGSWAEWVGALGQIMIAILAVYVAWQQYVISRDLTIQQNRITQQQTIDAYFQGISDLVLGPDGLLEDWPQERAIAEGRTAAILSSVDASGKAKILRFLSRSRLITPLKRDSHLGRPILDGKGGYEEDRENGMRVINLGVSLAGCNLKGQDLRWIDLSDANMVRADLSKCDLAKSNLSRTILYEANLTEANLKGVRLFYGDVRTATPRSRTEKPNYKTGEYTGAVVERANFTGVKNLSEENRYYCCCWGGEYTRSTIPGGCAGIPDLLKEYRQKEKEKEMERKKQNSPISTDENS; encoded by the coding sequence ATGGAAGAATTGCAGGATATAAAAATCCCGCCAAAACAATTAACCTACATAAAGAGGGAGAAAAAATCCTACTCCAGCCTGATTTTCATCTCTCTGGCGGCAGCACTGTTTGGTGTTTTCTCTAATGTACACTGGTTGGGATTTACTGGTGCAGTCTTAACCCTTTGCTTCTCCCTGATTCAAGTCATCCCCCCAGTAACGGAATGGATTAGGACTTTCCTCACCCCCCAAGAGAGACAAACCCTTATCGGTTTCATCGGCTTACTGATAGCCATTCTTGTGATTTTTAAGTATATAGGGGTATACGAGCAAATAAACCGCTGGTTGACCCAATTCAAGTATGACGAATTTGGCTCCTGGGCGGAATGGGTGGGGGCCCTAGGACAAATTATGATCGCCATTTTAGCTGTCTATGTAGCATGGCAACAGTATGTAATATCTAGGGATTTAACTATACAACAAAATCGCATAACCCAGCAACAAACCATTGATGCGTACTTCCAAGGAATTTCAGACTTAGTACTGGGACCGGATGGGTTGCTAGAAGATTGGCCGCAGGAAAGGGCTATTGCAGAAGGTCGTACTGCTGCCATTCTCAGTAGTGTTGACGCATCGGGGAAAGCTAAAATACTACGGTTTCTCTCTCGTTCCCGTCTTATCACCCCCTTAAAACGAGACAGTCACCTAGGGAGGCCCATCCTAGACGGTAAGGGAGGCTATGAGGAAGACAGGGAAAACGGTATGCGAGTAATCAATTTGGGGGTGTCACTGGCAGGTTGTAATTTGAAGGGGCAAGATTTGCGTTGGATAGATCTGAGTGATGCTAATATGGTTAGGGCGGACTTAAGTAAGTGCGATTTGGCAAAAAGCAATCTTTCCCGCACTATCCTCTACGAGGCAAATCTGACGGAGGCTAACTTGAAGGGGGTAAGACTATTCTATGGTGATGTGCGCACCGCCACTCCCCGCAGTCGCACAGAAAAACCTAACTATAAGACGGGGGAATATACTGGTGCAGTGGTAGAAAGGGCCAATTTTACTGGTGTTAAAAACTTGAGTGAAGAAAACCGTTACTATTGTTGTTGCTGGGGGGGTGAATACACTCGCTCTACTATACCAGGGGGGTGTGCAGGCATACCAGACTTGTTAAAAGAATACCGTCAGAAGGAGAAAGAGAAAGAGATGGAAAGAAAGAAACAAAACTCCCCCATCTCCACTGATGAAAACAGTTAA
- a CDS encoding HNH endonuclease encodes MFRESIIAKPVYSSNKRKAVRLILGSIEEHNVGKELNFNSLEVEHIMPEKLDKWWKEHLGGNWNIFHERWVDCLANLTLVISNKKKGSKQQKQHRGISPFCKSRDNITSGEDLELNKSLKGLTEWREEELKEKAEYLADTFPEIWPDIRKK; translated from the coding sequence ATGTTTAGAGAAAGTATAATCGCCAAGCCAGTATACTCCAGCAACAAAAGGAAGGCAGTTAGATTAATATTGGGGTCCATAGAAGAACACAACGTCGGCAAAGAACTCAATTTCAATAGCCTAGAAGTTGAACATATAATGCCGGAGAAATTAGACAAGTGGTGGAAAGAACATTTGGGAGGTAATTGGAACATATTCCATGAAAGATGGGTAGATTGCTTGGCCAATTTAACCCTAGTAATTAGCAACAAGAAAAAGGGAAGTAAACAACAAAAACAACATCGAGGAATCAGCCCGTTTTGCAAGAGTAGGGATAATATAACAAGTGGGGAGGATTTGGAGTTGAATAAAAGTCTGAAGGGACTGACAGAGTGGCGGGAGGAGGAACTCAAAGAAAAGGCAGAATATTTGGCAGACACTTTTCCGGAAATTTGGCCGGATATTAGAAAAAAATAG
- a CDS encoding DUF262 domain-containing protein → MQACEEKIRGFIEGKKQYIVPVFQRPYSWEKKQWQQLWDDVFECYLSEGKYPHFFGSIVTAAQKNQQEANNRLSKFILIDGQQRLITVQILLSAIRDRARELKRDSGLAQEIHEEYLINRHEANRSDDYYKIRPSRVDRSCFYTVVGGIKKFKKYSHIYKAYHFFRAKIGEHCLTEEELKELTSTLLVNFKIISISLGAQDNPYLIFESLNAKGQPLSQADLIRNYLLMEIPEEEAEIVYDKYWSKIEYEIRDELTDFLRLFLTKQGLQTKRNEFYFQVKSQVHKRKCQEEGVRLYIEEIYRFAEYYRKFITPNEEDDKEISRCLERIGKLRISSVYSLLLNCYDYRQKGLIGKEEFVKVCQLLENFLIRRFVCQIDTRELSDLFPSTCKQINTMVEENQLGGGVLLKLLIDKFSERKYPTDASFRESLYGRGIYKHNKKDTVMLILASIEEYINPEITIKFDNLRVEHIVPEKPDDWWRDYLGQNELDRVRVWINSLGNLTILEDNIGLKLSPFADRKKCITESKLQLNRYFKNITEWGDKELKERAEYLADICLEIWPDFRRKNNND, encoded by the coding sequence ATGCAGGCTTGCGAGGAGAAAATAAGAGGATTTATCGAGGGGAAAAAACAGTATATTGTGCCGGTTTTCCAGCGGCCATATAGTTGGGAAAAAAAACAGTGGCAACAACTATGGGATGATGTTTTCGAATGCTACCTGAGTGAAGGGAAATACCCTCATTTTTTTGGATCTATTGTTACCGCAGCGCAGAAAAATCAGCAAGAAGCCAATAATAGGCTAAGTAAATTTATTCTAATAGATGGACAACAGAGACTAATTACTGTTCAAATTCTCCTATCTGCCATTAGGGATAGGGCAAGGGAGTTGAAACGCGATAGTGGATTGGCTCAAGAAATCCATGAGGAATACCTTATCAATCGTCATGAGGCTAACCGCAGCGATGACTATTATAAAATAAGACCTTCTAGGGTGGACCGTAGCTGTTTCTATACTGTAGTTGGAGGAATCAAAAAATTCAAAAAATACTCTCATATATACAAAGCCTATCACTTTTTTAGGGCAAAAATAGGAGAACATTGCCTGACGGAAGAGGAGCTAAAAGAATTGACAAGTACCCTACTGGTTAACTTTAAAATTATCAGTATATCCCTGGGAGCTCAAGATAATCCGTATCTTATATTTGAAAGTCTAAATGCCAAGGGGCAACCCCTAAGTCAAGCTGATTTGATCCGCAACTATTTATTGATGGAAATACCAGAGGAGGAAGCAGAAATAGTCTATGACAAATATTGGAGTAAAATAGAGTACGAAATCAGGGATGAACTTACAGATTTTCTTCGTCTATTCCTCACAAAACAGGGACTACAGACAAAAAGAAACGAATTCTACTTTCAAGTAAAATCCCAGGTACACAAGAGAAAATGTCAAGAAGAGGGGGTTAGGTTATACATAGAAGAAATTTATAGATTTGCCGAATATTATAGAAAATTTATAACTCCAAACGAAGAGGATGATAAAGAGATTTCCCGCTGCCTAGAAAGAATAGGAAAGTTGAGGATCAGTAGTGTTTACTCTCTCCTGTTAAACTGTTATGATTATAGGCAGAAGGGATTAATAGGCAAAGAAGAATTTGTTAAAGTTTGCCAGCTTCTAGAAAACTTCCTCATTAGACGCTTTGTATGCCAAATCGATACAAGGGAATTGTCAGATTTGTTTCCCTCAACATGTAAACAAATTAACACAATGGTAGAGGAGAATCAGCTAGGCGGAGGGGTGTTGTTGAAACTGTTGATAGACAAATTTAGTGAAAGGAAATACCCCACTGATGCTTCCTTCAGAGAAAGTTTGTATGGGAGGGGGATATATAAACACAATAAGAAAGATACAGTTATGCTAATACTGGCATCCATAGAAGAGTATATCAACCCCGAAATAACAATCAAATTTGATAACCTAAGAGTAGAACATATAGTCCCGGAAAAACCAGATGACTGGTGGCGAGATTATTTAGGACAAAATGAGCTGGATAGGGTTAGGGTTTGGATTAATTCCCTAGGAAATCTGACTATATTAGAGGATAACATAGGACTAAAACTTAGCCCCTTCGCAGACAGAAAAAAATGCATCACTGAAAGCAAATTGCAGTTAAATCGCTACTTCAAAAATATAACAGAGTGGGGGGATAAGGAGCTCAAAGAAAGGGCGGAATATTTGGCAGATATTTGTCTGGAAATTTGGCCAGATTTCAGAAGGAAAAATAACAACGATTGA
- a CDS encoding anhydro-N-acetylmuramic acid kinase produces MKVIGLMSGTSVDGIDAALVDIEGEGLEIQVKLLAGQTFPYKTSVREEILAVCGGKRLSVEELARLDYTIAEEFARAALNIIPVNTKVDLIGSHGQTVYHQPPKRNQLGYSLQLGRGDVIARLTGIDTVSNFRVADIAQGGQGAPLVAKIDVCFYRHPHRHRCLQNIGGIGNVTYLPPTSLFHWQEKILGFDTGPGNVLIDLAVQQLTNNQLHFDLNGEWSRQGKPCEALVKKWLKQEFFRRKPPKSTGRELFGLEYLRQCRLDADKYNLSPADFLATLTELTAASIAESYRRFLPSLPQDVILAGGGARNLYLRERLQYHLPQCRLLTSDDFGINSEFKEAIAFAILAYWHLQNYPGNLPQVTGAKREVVLGQLYRN; encoded by the coding sequence ATGAAGGTAATAGGATTAATGAGTGGCACTTCCGTAGATGGCATTGATGCGGCATTGGTGGATATAGAAGGAGAGGGTTTGGAGATACAAGTGAAGTTATTAGCAGGACAAACCTTCCCCTATAAGACATCTGTGAGAGAAGAGATTTTAGCAGTGTGTGGGGGTAAGCGTCTATCCGTAGAGGAGTTGGCCCGCTTGGATTATACCATAGCTGAGGAATTTGCCAGGGCCGCCCTCAATATAATTCCAGTTAACACAAAGGTAGACCTGATAGGCTCCCATGGACAAACAGTATACCACCAACCACCCAAGAGAAATCAATTGGGGTATAGTTTACAGTTGGGGAGGGGAGATGTGATTGCCCGTTTGACAGGTATAGACACGGTGAGCAATTTCAGGGTAGCAGACATAGCTCAGGGAGGACAAGGGGCCCCTTTAGTGGCTAAGATAGATGTTTGTTTTTATCGTCACCCTCACCGTCATCGTTGTCTGCAAAATATCGGTGGTATTGGCAATGTTACCTATCTCCCTCCCACTAGCCTTTTCCATTGGCAAGAAAAAATCCTTGGTTTTGATACTGGCCCTGGAAATGTTTTAATAGACCTAGCGGTACAACAGCTGACTAATAATCAACTTCATTTTGACTTAAACGGGGAATGGAGTCGTCAAGGAAAGCCTTGTGAGGCTTTGGTCAAAAAGTGGCTAAAACAGGAATTTTTCCGCCGAAAACCGCCAAAATCTACTGGTAGAGAACTTTTTGGGTTGGAATACCTACGTCAGTGTCGTCTGGATGCCGACAAGTATAATCTTTCCCCTGCTGACTTCCTGGCTACCCTAACGGAATTGACTGCCGCCTCTATTGCCGAAAGTTATCGTCGTTTTTTGCCCTCTCTACCCCAGGATGTCATTCTAGCCGGTGGTGGTGCCCGAAATCTGTATTTGCGAGAAAGACTACAATATCATCTCCCCCAGTGTCGTTTGCTGACAAGTGATGATTTTGGCATTAACAGTGAATTTAAGGAAGCCATTGCCTTTGCCATCCTTGCCTATTGGCATCTTCAGAATTATCCTGGCAATTTGCCTCAGGTTACTGGCGCCAAGAGGGAAGTAGTACTGGGACAACTATATCGAAATTAA
- a CDS encoding photosystem II manganese-stabilizing polypeptide yields MRVRGLLVAFLIFCLGFLNACSEKAVQAKDPRQLTYDEILGTGLANKCPEISEYTRGSIPISPDKPLQVVDMCLEPQEFFVKEEGTKRQEGEFVKGKLLTRQTTSLTEMRGTLTLDENGVLTLTEEDGIDFQLVTVQLPGGEQVPFMFTIKKLVAQSEPGFTAVNTSADFTGKFKVPPYRGASFLDPRARGLSSGYDSAVGLPAAADKEEYMRGNIKLAEVREGQISLKITKVDGETGEIGGVFESEQPSSTDLGAEEPKDVKIRGVFYARLEPQV; encoded by the coding sequence ATGAGAGTACGTGGCCTTTTAGTGGCTTTTCTTATCTTCTGCCTGGGGTTTTTAAATGCCTGTAGCGAAAAGGCAGTACAGGCAAAGGACCCTCGTCAACTCACCTATGATGAAATTCTGGGCACGGGATTAGCCAACAAGTGTCCGGAAATATCAGAGTACACACGGGGGAGTATACCGATTTCGCCAGACAAGCCGCTGCAGGTAGTAGACATGTGTTTGGAACCTCAGGAGTTTTTTGTCAAGGAGGAGGGCACCAAGAGACAAGAGGGAGAATTTGTCAAGGGCAAACTGCTAACTAGACAGACTACCAGTTTAACGGAAATGCGGGGCACCCTGACATTGGATGAGAATGGAGTATTAACCCTCACAGAGGAAGACGGGATTGACTTCCAACTGGTGACTGTACAACTGCCGGGTGGCGAACAGGTGCCCTTTATGTTTACCATTAAGAAACTGGTGGCCCAGAGTGAACCAGGCTTCACGGCAGTCAACACCTCCGCCGACTTCACTGGCAAATTCAAGGTGCCCCCCTACCGTGGCGCCTCCTTCTTAGATCCCCGTGCCCGTGGCCTCAGTAGCGGTTATGATAGTGCTGTGGGCTTACCCGCCGCCGCCGATAAGGAAGAGTACATGCGTGGCAACATCAAACTAGCTGAGGTAAGAGAAGGACAGATTTCCCTCAAAATCACCAAGGTGGATGGGGAAACAGGGGAAATCGGCGGTGTGTTTGAAAGTGAACAGCCTTCCTCCACAGACCTAGGTGCGGAGGAACCAAAGGATGTTAAAATTCGTGGTGTCTTCTATGCCCGTTTAGAACCTCAAGTTTAA
- the accD gene encoding acetyl-CoA carboxylase, carboxyltransferase subunit beta, whose product MSLLDWFDNLRRSKPRINPPPREIADGLWTKCPECGALSYTKDLKANCMVCLECGHHLLVPSEERIAQLIDAKTWKPLNEHILPTDPLKFYDRKSYAERLKESQAKTSLTDAVQTGVGLIDGLPVALGVMDFRFMGGSMGSVVGEKLTRLIEYATANSLPLVIVCASGGARMQEGMLSLMQMAKISGALQRHHENNLLYISVLTHPTTGGVTASFAMLGDLILAEPRATIGFAGRRVIEQTLREKLPEGFQTSEYLLKHGFIDAIVPRPQLKKTLAQLISLHQPFYPIGNHNHHRPSQPQPC is encoded by the coding sequence ATGTCTTTACTGGACTGGTTTGACAACTTACGTAGGTCGAAACCGAGAATAAATCCCCCCCCCAGAGAGATTGCCGACGGTTTATGGACTAAGTGTCCAGAATGTGGTGCCCTCTCCTACACCAAGGATTTAAAGGCCAATTGTATGGTGTGTTTGGAATGTGGCCACCATCTGTTAGTGCCTAGTGAAGAAAGAATTGCCCAACTGATAGATGCAAAGACATGGAAGCCTTTAAATGAGCACATTCTGCCCACTGATCCCCTTAAATTTTATGATCGCAAGAGCTACGCTGAAAGACTAAAAGAATCACAGGCGAAAACCTCCCTCACAGACGCGGTACAAACCGGTGTGGGCTTGATAGACGGATTGCCCGTAGCCCTAGGGGTGATGGATTTCCGTTTTATGGGAGGCAGTATGGGCTCAGTGGTAGGGGAGAAACTCACCCGTTTGATTGAATATGCTACTGCCAATAGTCTCCCTCTGGTGATTGTCTGTGCCTCTGGTGGGGCCAGGATGCAAGAGGGTATGCTCAGTTTGATGCAAATGGCTAAGATTTCTGGCGCGCTACAAAGACACCACGAAAATAATCTCCTATATATATCGGTATTAACTCATCCTACAACTGGGGGAGTGACAGCAAGTTTTGCCATGCTGGGAGACTTGATTCTGGCAGAACCCAGGGCAACTATAGGTTTTGCAGGCAGAAGGGTTATTGAACAGACTTTGAGAGAAAAATTGCCAGAAGGTTTTCAGACTTCCGAGTATCTTTTAAAACACGGGTTTATAGATGCTATTGTACCCCGGCCCCAGTTAAAGAAAACCCTGGCTCAGCTAATCAGCTTACATCAGCCATTTTATCCCATTGGCAACCACAACCATCACCGGCCTTCACAGCCTCAACCCTGTTAG